Within the Salvia hispanica cultivar TCC Black 2014 chromosome 4, UniMelb_Shisp_WGS_1.0, whole genome shotgun sequence genome, the region atggaaaagggagtttttagtttttgttataGTAGcacttattaaatactagtataacgAAAAGTGGCTTaaccttttttcctttttaaaaacTTAATTGCAGAAATTTGAACCGGGCTACACATCGCCACCCAAAAAAGTACAGCTAATTGATGCAACTGTCACAATAAGGTATATCcacttctttttatttctctcttcaaattatatcttatactactataaattaacAGTGTTGTTTGGTATGTaattaaatcaagatttgtTTATTCTTGTCGTTTAAATACACCGCCTTATTCATGAAATCATGAATCATCGCATCAAGAATTTATTCTGACATTTccttaatatttaatttgtccTCAAATTGAGGCCAATAATTCAAGATTCTACAATGTTTTCTTGTCTTACTAATGCCCCCAAGTTgatttttagagaaaaatagGACATAAGCATtacacattattttatcacaTCAATCTACATCACATACATGCATTATTATGATATTCATATGAATTAGTGAATATTGTTTCGAACTTGAAGAtcatttatacatttaataaaCGTAATATGAAACATGGGATTCGATAATAGGGTGAGTTTGGAAGTGCCAAGAAAcgagcaagaagaagaaaatgaaaggcTTGAAACAGAGTGTGAAGATGGAGATAATAGAAGCGCTTCTTTTTGCAGAACACTAGCTCTAATTGTGAGtacctttcttttcttctaaattattattgactTCAATTTGTGCATGAGACAGTTGGACTGTTGGAGGGTTGAATCAGTTACTAGGTTGGAAACATCTTCCAGAAAATTAGGAAAATGATTGTTTCACATTATAGTTTCATAGTAACTTCTTTGACAGACACATAGTGGGAATATTCTAATTGGCCGAAATTTGCAGTTCACAGCTCTGCTTTTAACAAGACACTTGATTGCTGTTGTAAGTGGAGATGGCGATTACCCTTTTTCACTTCTTACGGTAAGTAGCCACATTTTTTTTGACATTCTGTTTGCCTTGAAATTATTTGGTtttaaatgatctaaaatgTGTGTTATTGTCATGTTTTGTTGCATAAATAATTGGAACTGGTATTTTGCAGGTGCTTATAGCCAAGGCCAGTGGTATAGTAGTTCCCATGTACATACTCATTCGGATTTTAGCAACTCTACAGACCAACATTAGGCATCATTATCAGGTACTactacatataaatatttcgaCCTAGCATgtattgcaaatttgcaatgaATCAACAACATTTTATCTCTGTTTCAGAATGCAGACACTGATTCAAACTCTGATGacgatgatgaagatgaagagcAGCGGCATAGTAGTATCCGCGCTCTAGTTTAACCTATTCTTTGTTCCTTTTGTGTATTCTTCCCTCTTTTTCATCCTTCTTCTATGTATACAGATGAAGATATATAAAAACCTTATAGAAACATAATGAAAAtggttgattttttaaaaattttatctgCAATTGCTGAATAATAGTATTGAAATGTTATGAACCTTTTCATAGTTTTTTCACCACTCAGTAACAATATCTGCAACTCATTCACAAGAGTAAACTAGACAAGTCAAAATTGCAGCTGGAGCTCAAACTAACAGTTACCAAActatttagtagtactacaaatAAGGCTAGTAGGAGTAAAATATTTCACCGAAAAATGCAGTAGCTCTCAGCCTGCATATTGAATTAGTAGAAAATTTAATCTCAGAGCAAGTAAATGGTATCCATCCAAAAACGCCCCATGCATTCCAAAGACCCCTATTGTTTCTGCATCCCCTCTCGAGGAATTTCTTTGAAGAGGAAGAGAACACTGTCCAACCGTGAATCTGCACGACGCTCGCAGCAGGACGAGCTGATCGCCCAAGAGCAGAAGGAGGTCGAGGAGAAACAAGAAGCTGTGGGAGATGACTGATGGAGCCTCCCAACTCTACCTGATCAACTTTGCATCCGAGAATTCCATCGGAGGTGAGTGGCTTTGCCTGTGACATCCCTGAGCTGATACTCTTGTTAGACATGCATCTTGTTAGAGTTAGACAGGGATTTGCAATTATCTTATTCTTAACAATAAGGTCCTGCGTTTTGGGTTATAAGATTGTGCTGTTAATTTATTGATGGATTTGTGGCATGAATAAATATCGATTTGATTCAGTAATCACTATAGTAACTCAATTCGGAACTCATTTTCTGTTGTGTTTAGCCCATCATGTTTCCCCCACTTTTCACTTTATGAGTATTATTTCAACcagtaaaagagaaaagagacaTCAAGTGCTCCTAGCTAACAATGAGTAGGGGACCCTTACTAATTCACATTAATTATGAGATGAGGCCTCAACACTTTATAAGAATGATCTCACAACTATTGGTGAATTTTATCATTGTCCAACCTAGCTCATGAAATATAAGACACAGATTGCtcataaatactactccatctaATTATATTCTCTAATCAACAAGCGATGTATGTTTGAATAAGTATCGTATAATGAGTTGCATACTGTAACAACTAACAATAAACCGTAAATATCGAAAAtccttaaaaatatatataaaaaaaaacattacagcaacaataaagaagaagaagaagaagaattaattatcataagtACGGCACTCGTCGGTCTCGGGATTGTCCTTGCAGTAGGTCTCCAAGGGGTCGGAGTCCTTGTGCTTGTCCCTGGCGTGGCTGGCCGCCGCGCTCAGCTCCTCCACCTCGTCCCATGCTGCCGCGCACTCCCCGCTCACCGCATCGCCCGCGCACGCCTCCTCCGCAGCCTTGATGCTCTCCTCCACCTTGTTGGTCAGCTTGTCCGGCGCCGCGGCTACGCACATCCTTCTCAGTGGCACGCTCACGCTCCGCCTCCACGGGTTGTTCAACTGCGAGAAGCTCACGGATTTCGGCTGCTCCGATGCCCTAGCGAACACTTTCACGGCGGCGAAGTTCACTCCAGCTACGGCTGCTGCCATTTTTTTGCTTCTTGCGAGATGAACAAAATGATATGATGCTGTTTTGATATGGTTTATGTGGAAATTATATAGAGTTGGGATGTGTGGTGAATTGCGGATAAAAATTCTTATCATTTTCATCACCATCCTTGGCCGTCCACGTGGCTACCATACAAGATCtttttttgcataaaatatcttttttctggactttttttattttgcgtTATCGTGCTAATtcattatacatataaaaagaattaagaaattaaaaagcaATGGTTAATTTGTGGACAATTAGTGTATTAAGTTGATGTATTTCCACACACGTTTCAACTTGCAACGCTGCAGGTTCGAAAATATCAGCTCTGAACGGACAAATCTATTTCTGTCGTGtgagttttgatttgatttgtataTGGGTTTTCTTTATCACACTATTATGTGAGggttttttttacttaatatGCATGATTCAATGACTTACTCCCAAGTCCCAACCATATCTGGACGTGGGGTTGGCCGAAGTAAATAAGATTGAAAAGTATGGCCATTCATggtttaaatataatactattaataaaaataaaatgtattagTACAAAGACTAAGCGATTGGTCGCATAATACATACACGTAGTGCCCGTTCAGTTTCCCCGCTACGCTATACTTGTCTCTTCTTGGATAATTTGCTGTTTGGTTGCCATGACAACTAAGCTCGCCAACCCGTCCGCCCGTTTCTATTTTGTCGCGACCCGTTTGGTTGCCCCTCAATATCTAAACATTCCATTTCACCCTACCCCAATAACTAAATTTGtcatctctcctctctcttgcCTTTGTTGTGAtgatttttgcaaaatccaaagttagttttaatttgttcGAAAGAGCTGGGTGGTGGTTGTTGCTTGGCTGGGCAAAACTCAGAAGAAAACTTCTTTGCAGCCATGCCAatgattttttgttgtaaatCTCAgtcatttttgttaaatttctatGTTCCATTTTAGAGGAAGTCGGCcgtttttgttggatttttatCTTTGATTTTAGTTGAATTTTTGGGTTCTCGCAATTGCTAGAAATTTTAATGATCTAGCTGCACAAAAAGTTTATGCATTAActtcaaaattagtaaaataagatagtgacacatttatacttttaagggatgaactaaaaaaaaaagaatttatattttatctatcaAACCGAACATACAAGTGTTGAAAATAGcaatctaatactccctccgttccatagtaatagagtcgtTTTGCTATTGTGatacgtttcatagtaattgagtcatttccttttttaataaaaatcaacacatttttccacctCTACTTTaacctctcttactttattcactcttcatctctttaccttttatattttccactttactctctctttacttaactgaactaacacaatttttcttaatttccgtaccgaaaagaaacgcctccgtTACTATGGATCGGAGTGAGTATAATTATTGGATATACgcacaaaatataaatgaggCGACATTAGGCGATAAAGTTAATTATGAAAAGAGGATGATGACCTTGACCGTATTAAATTTGTTCATAAAATAGCCACCATTCCCATTTTGGAGGAAATGATGATTTCTGGCTCCACCAACTCAATTTGAAATCtcatgaaaaagaaattttgagtagtaggagtagtacttaTAGCAGTCGTTTTTGGTgtatctaaaaataattaaattcaccTTCTTTCTACATCCATCAGTAGTCTCTCAGGCCTCAGCCATGGCATTGTGCTCCACCAGATTCCTGctcctcctccttctcctCTCCGCCATCCCCCTCGCCTACATCATCCACTCCGAGACGTCCCACCGCGCTGCTCACGTCTACGCCTACGCCAGCAAATCGTGGCTCCGTGAGTGCGCCAAGTGGGACCATCTCAACCGCCGCTTCATCGTCTCCTACTTCGAGGGAGGCGTCGGCGTGGTCCCCCTCAACGGACACGGAGACGCCTCCATTTTGGAGGAGATTACGGTCGTCGGAGATGCCGCCTTCGGGAATAACTCGTCGCTCGGAATCGTAATTGACCGCCCCAGGAATCGCTTGCTGGTGGCGATCGCCGATGTGCAAGGAAACAAGTACAGCGCCGTCGCCGCTTACGATTTGACCACGTGGAATCTCCTCTTCCACACCAAACTCGCCGGACCAGGTGATTCCACCCTCCCTCTCTCACCGTTTCACATCACAACTACTCTACTTACTAAAAGTCGACTGCGTATTTACCATATTTGTTCTTAATTACACATTGGTTTAATTATTAACCACTAATTGTGTAAATgaacaatattattaattacatattgCATTTCGCGTAAAAGATGGCAAGTAGTACTAATGTAGGATTTGAAAAACAACGATTTTCTTCATGGTTTAAGGGGCAACACATTTACTGCAACACATATTTACAGTAAATTTgtggaaattaaattaattgccGTTTCATCTTAGAACGTTTCCACCTTCACTTTATATTCAAAGTTTACAACTTTTTAGGCACCAAAAAAGTGTTCACTTGCGGCTGGGGTGTTTAGACAAAGTTTAAGCAATTTTATCTATGCAATTAGAAGACTTcttttaatacattaaatataatagatggaaaagggaaaaaaatccCTTTTGAAGTTTTAGGAAGAGTTTCTCTAAGATTCGTGGTCTTTGAGTGTATCCAAATTTAGTGGCCAAAACGAGTTCCTAAATAGGTAGAGCTCAAATCCTTACTCTTAATTAGACGAGGTTATTACTCATAAACTCGctcatccattaattaaaattatgcttTTTAATCACCAGCATTCATCAACTTCTACCAAGATATATGGATTTAGGTAGGTAGGTTTTCCATCAAGATTGAAGAATTAAATACGCAGTCTATGATGTTGATGCAGGAGTTGAATAATAGGTTGAAACTCTTTGAGGCCAATGTCATTTGTCATACTCCATATCTTTAGTCTTGGCCTTTTCTCTATTAGAATATCTCAATGtgatatacaaaataattaatacttcGATATTTTGCTTGCTTGAATCGTTTTTTGAAGATGGAATTTCGTAGTGGTTGCACTTAAGTATTATACTTGGATCTTCGTAAAGATGGAAATATGTATTAATAGACGATGCTGTTGTGTTTATCATGTGCTTGTACAGAAGGTGAGAAGACGTTTGCAGATGATGTAGCCGTTGACACAGAAGGAAATGCTTATGTAACTGATGTAAAGGGAAGCAAGCTTTGGAAGGTTGGTGTGGATGGTGAGCTCCTTTACACCATCAAGAGCCCACTCTTTATCCCAAAAGAGTGGTACTACAACTTGATTGGTCTCAATGGCATCGTGTACCATCCGAACGGGTATTTGTTGGTTGTCCATACTCTCTGGGGCAAGCTCTTCAAGGTTGAGATTGGCAACGGAGACGTGGTTAAGGAAGTTAACATCATTGGTGGTTCTCTAATGTTTGGAGATGGGTTGGAGCTCATATCGCCCACAAAGATCGCGGTTGCTGGCAATGCAATAAGGCTGGTGGAGAGCACGGATGATTGGGAGAGTGCCCGCATTGTAGGGAAGTCGAAGGGTCTTGGTCATCGTGTGGTGACAGCAGCCACGGTGAAGGAGGGTAAGGTTTATTTGAACCACCTTGTTGGTTTTGGGTATCCTACGAGGAAACATGTTCTTGTTGAGGCTATTTTTACATGATTATAACAAGACTCGAGGGGTTCTGATTGTGGGATAGAGGACCTTCTGTTACTTTCTAATGGTAGTGTTTCTTTTTGTGTTTGCCTTTTTTGTTCAAGTTATTATGCATAAAGAGATGCATGTAAGAgacaaaaaattatgaagaatGAGATGAAATGCGTGAAAATgaagtactactactagtttGAACGATATTTATGGGATGAGTTTAgaataaaaagtatttttaaaaatcaaaatttgaccGTTTCCCAACGACACAAATCAAATACTAggaaaaataagtattaaaaaaaagctCATTTTTCGTAtttaactataaataaataaaaataacaaataaaaaattggtgatGGCCAATTGGCCATGGTTCTAACTAGTTTTTTTGTAACTGTCTTTATTAGCTAATGGTAAATTTGACGTCGAAATATGCATGAGCTAATGCTGATTGTACCAAGTGGAAATAAACATTTCCAGATATGAATATGAATCAAATGATATAGCTGTAGTTAGTTTATGTAAATGTTAACGTTTTTGACAGATAAAAGTGAGTGCAGCAAGTACTACTTTATGAGTCTGAGTAGCTTCACAATTCTTATGTTTtgactttatttttaaaaataattatttaaaactataaataataggagtagtatgtTACATTACATGTCTGGACATTACGAACATTCAGTAACAAGAAATGCTACACACATTCTATAAGAGATGAATTAATTTGAGTATTCCACCACTTCTAAACGTATAGTTAAACAGAtagactaatttaatgtatatgagtatctttcagttgctcaattaaaatgatccaataaagattaaagtttgggctaaagtgtatttaattgttatggaaataagtgtagataccataaagtgattttctatttaatgagggaccgaatagaaaataaaggggtttatatttaatataaatataagctagggTTATGGTCCCTCATAAGAACGTTCAatatctctgtattctctTGGCAGACTATTGTGAAGGACGTCtctgatcgtttggaagatccatagccgctgCAAAGAATTCTGCCTTTCAATTCGTTATGGATCGAGGTACGCTTCCGCTCTACAGTTTCTACTCCTTCTCTGTCGTTCTCGcttaatcatcatagagagTTTTGTGtaattgttcattcaattattccaacaagtggtatcagagccactcTATTGATGATTCTCTTAGAATAGGGAAaaggagaattagggttttgttttatgaataATATACGCAAGAGTGTTGGCGGCGTGTATGATATGCCTAATCAGGTTCatgaatttatgttttaatttcttaattatgcGAAGAAATTGAGATCCATGTGAAATTTATTGGATTATATTAGAAATCGTTGAGAAGAAATTCAGGGTTTTCTTTTGCGATGCCGAGAATTGAGAATTCAAATAAGGTGCTGCATTATAATCTTGGTGAATTCActgtgattatttttctgaCAATTTCCTTATGTTAATGAATTCATCCAATATGGTAAAGAATTATGCACACTTACCAAGTTTGAATGATTGCCTTTGTTATATGATCATTTGCATAGTTACGTCTTTGGCTTAGGAATTGATTTCAATTCAAGCACACGCATACGGTAAGtcgaattttgtgaaaaatagaaaaatttggATCTGAAATGAGAATACAGTTTCGCTTGTGTTCGTTTATGCATTGATTCTGTTTCGGATTAGAATATCGCAAACTGTATTCTTGCTTGGCGATTAAGGTTTTCTCTATTGCATGTTTTGGTGAATCTATAAATCTATggtttatgtatttaattggTTGTTATTTTGGTGTTGCTATTGGTTGTTTATGGTTGTTGGCTACGTTCttgaaaaacatcaaaatttggattttatcgattttaatgaaaaatcggatttgaacaaaaattatatgaaatccCATTAGGAGTCAGCAATTTGCGATTTGCTGGGGAGTTATAGGGCTGGCCGTCAGGATTCAGCGACTTGTTGAGTTCGCGAGGTACGCGAACACAGTGACTCGTTGGCTAGCCACTGTATTCCAGAAAATTATAAACGACTCCCTTGCGAGCGTTTGTATTcggttttgaatttttaaatt harbors:
- the LOC125221320 gene encoding uncharacterized protein LOC125221320 encodes the protein MALCSTRFLLLLLLLSAIPLAYIIHSETSHRAAHVYAYASKSWLRECAKWDHLNRRFIVSYFEGGVGVVPLNGHGDASILEEITVVGDAAFGNNSSLGIVIDRPRNRLLVAIADVQGNKYSAVAAYDLTTWNLLFHTKLAGPEGEKTFADDVAVDTEGNAYVTDVKGSKLWKVGVDGELLYTIKSPLFIPKEWYYNLIGLNGIVYHPNGYLLVVHTLWGKLFKVEIGNGDVVKEVNIIGGSLMFGDGLELISPTKIAVAGNAIRLVESTDDWESARIVGKSKGLGHRVVTAATVKEGKVYLNHLVGFGYPTRKHVLVEAIFT
- the LOC125223779 gene encoding calvin cycle protein CP12-2, chloroplastic-like, producing the protein MAAAVAGVNFAAVKVFARASEQPKSVSFSQLNNPWRRSVSVPLRRMCVAAAPDKLTNKVEESIKAAEEACAGDAVSGECAAAWDEVEELSAAASHARDKHKDSDPLETYCKDNPETDECRTYDN
- the LOC125223778 gene encoding uncharacterized protein LOC125223778, encoding MSEIVLLIDDLRSSPPYSSSSAASSKICRICHEEEFESCQTLETPCACSGSVKFAHRDCVQRWCDEKGNTTCEICLQKFEPGYTSPPKKVQLIDATVTIRVSLEVPRNEQEEENERLETECEDGDNRSASFCRTLALIFTALLLTRHLIAVVSGDGDYPFSLLTVLIAKASGIVVPMYILIRILATLQTNIRHHYQNADTDSNSDDDDEDEEQRHSSIRALV